One window of Elaeis guineensis isolate ETL-2024a chromosome 11, EG11, whole genome shotgun sequence genomic DNA carries:
- the LOC105054001 gene encoding acyl-acyl carrier protein thioesterase TE3, chloroplastic isoform X1, whose amino-acid sequence MHVQSLVSNALLVASTPSRAELWRRSNTGFSAGAALPIRRPPHGGVEGRLTLSQSGGWRVHATAARRFLGIDSNGNGGLRAEKFFEVELKVRDYELDQYGVVNNAIYASYCQHGRHELLERVGISADAIARTGESLALSELHLKYIAPLKSGDRFVVKVRLPGISAARMFFEHFIYRLPNYEPILEATCTAICLNQNNRPTRVPSDFSSKLLQYFSSTDP is encoded by the exons ATGCACGTCCAAAGCCTTGTTTCCAACGCTCTCCTCGTGGCCTCCACTCCGTCCAGAGCGGAGCTCTGGAGGAGATCGAATACCGGCTTTTCCGCTGGCGCGGCCCTTCCGATCCGTCGACCGCCCCACGGCGGCGTCGAAGGACGCCTCACCTTGTCTCAGTCAGGCGGCTGGCGCGTCCATGCCACCGCCGCGAGGAGATTCCTGGGGATCGATTCCAACGGGAACGGAGGATTAAG GGCAGAGAAATTTTTTGAAGTTGAGCTCAAAGTCCGAGACTATGAACTTGATCAATATGGTGTTGTTAACAATGCCATATATGCAAGCTATTGCCAACATG GTCGTCATGAATTACTTGAAAGAGTTGGCATTAGTGCAGATGCAATTGCCCGCACTGGTGAATCACTAGCCCTGTCAGAACTACACCTAAAATACATTGCACCTTTAAAA AGTGGTGATAGATTTGTTGTCAAGGTGAGGCTTCCAGGCATCTCTGCTGCGCGAATGTTCTTCGAGCACTTCATATATAGGCTGCCAAACTATGAG CCCATCTTGGAAGCTACATGTACTGCCATTTGCCTTAACCAAAACAATCGTCCTACTCGCGTACCAtctgatttttcatcaaaattactGCAGTATTTCTCTTCCACAGATCCCTGA
- the LOC105054001 gene encoding acyl-acyl carrier protein thioesterase TE3, chloroplastic isoform X2 produces the protein MHVQSLVSNALLVASTPSRAELWRRSNTGFSAGAALPIRRPPHGGVEGRLTLSQSGGWRVHATAARRFLGIDSNGNGGLRAEKFFEVELKVRDYELDQYGVVNNAIYASYCQHGRHELLERVGISADAIARTGESLALSELHLKYIAPLKILIGVMSQMLVRSKRLVSPRKGRNHWIERSN, from the exons ATGCACGTCCAAAGCCTTGTTTCCAACGCTCTCCTCGTGGCCTCCACTCCGTCCAGAGCGGAGCTCTGGAGGAGATCGAATACCGGCTTTTCCGCTGGCGCGGCCCTTCCGATCCGTCGACCGCCCCACGGCGGCGTCGAAGGACGCCTCACCTTGTCTCAGTCAGGCGGCTGGCGCGTCCATGCCACCGCCGCGAGGAGATTCCTGGGGATCGATTCCAACGGGAACGGAGGATTAAG GGCAGAGAAATTTTTTGAAGTTGAGCTCAAAGTCCGAGACTATGAACTTGATCAATATGGTGTTGTTAACAATGCCATATATGCAAGCTATTGCCAACATG GTCGTCATGAATTACTTGAAAGAGTTGGCATTAGTGCAGATGCAATTGCCCGCACTGGTGAATCACTAGCCCTGTCAGAACTACACCTAAAATACATTGCACCTTTAAAA ATTCTTATTGGTGTGATGTCACAAATGCTGGTGAGGAGTAAACGGTTGGTGAGTCCAAGAAAAGGAAGAAACCACTGGATTGAGAGAAGCAACTGA